The proteins below come from a single Phocoena sinus isolate mPhoSin1 chromosome 2, mPhoSin1.pri, whole genome shotgun sequence genomic window:
- the BEGAIN gene encoding brain-enriched guanylate kinase-associated protein, translating to MEKLRLRSPWVPSCLGQPRVLQGRLARSSPSLWDSALQEQKGELRKRLSYTTHKLEKLETEFDSTRHYLEIELRRAQEELEKVTEKLRRIQSNYMALQRINQELEDKLYRMGQHYEEEKRALSHEIVALNSHLLEAKVTIDKLSEDNELYRKDCNLAAQLLQCSQTYGRGHKVSELPSEFQEHVSLHMEKQGCSLPSPLCRPAYADSVPPCVLAKVLEKPDPGSLSSHLSDASARDLAFRDRLEKPGPRPPYKGDIYCSDTALYCPEERRRDRRPSADGPVTDVGFLRAQNSTDSAAEEEEPEAAAYPAGYRHGAFGGYAASLPTSSSYSSFSAASEEKERAQASTLTASQQAIYLNSRDELFGRTPPAAYGSSPRYASAAAAVAAPLEAEAAPGFARTVSPYPAEPYRFPVSPGPQPALMPPNLWNLRAKPGSARLAAEDVRGQWRPLSVEDIGAYPFPAAAAAAAAPGRASPGGFNDRYFGAGGGPGEKAEGRASPLYASYKADSFSEGDDLSQGHLAEPRYLRAAGDLSLSPGRSAEPLPSYAASEGERERLGVQLCGAGGSPEPEHSPRSSRDSLEPSSMEASPEMHPGARLSPQPAFPRTGGSGLSRKDSLTKAQLYGTLLN from the exons GCTGCGCAGCCCCTGGGTGCCCTCGTGCCTCGGGCAACCCCGCGTCCTGCAGGGCCGACTGGCCAGGTCCTCACCCTCGCTCTGGGACAG CGCGCTGCAGGAGCAGAAGGGCGAGCTGCGCAAGCGGCTGTCCTACACGACGCACAAGCTCGAGAAGCTCGAGACCGAGTTCGACTCCACCCGCCACTACCTGGAGATCGAGCTGCGCCGAGCGCAGGAGGAGCTGGAGAAGGTCACGGAGAAGCTGCGCAG GATTCAGAGCAACTACATGGCGCTGCAGAGGATCAACCAGGAGCTGGAGGACAAGCTGTACCGCATG GGCCAGCACTATGAGGAAGAGAAACGAGCGCTTAGCCACGAGATCGTCGCCCTCAACAGCCACCTGCTGGAGGCCAAGGTGACCATCGACAAGCTGTCAGAGGACAAC GAGCTCTATAGGAAGGACTGCAATCTAGCGGCCCAGCTGCTGCAGTGCAGCCAGACGTACGGCAGGGGCCATAAGGTGTCCGAG CTGCCCTCAGAGTTCCAGGAGCACGTGAGCCTGCACATGGAGAAGCAAGGCTGCAGCCTGCCCTCCCCGCTCTGCCGCCCGGCCTACGCTGACAGTGTCCCCCCCTGCGTCCTCGCCAAGGTGCTGGAGAAGCCAGACCCTGGCAGCCTGTCCTCCCATCTGTCGGATGCCTCAGCCCGTGACCTGGCCTTCCGCGACAGGCTGGAAAAGCCGGGCCCCCGGCCCCCCTACAAGGGGGACATCTACTGCAGCGACACGGCCCTCTACTGCCCCGAGGAGCGGCGCCGTGACCGGCGGCCCAGTGCGGACGGGCCCGTGACCGACGTGGGCTTCCTGCGGGCCCAGAATTCCACTGACAGCGCGGCCGAGGAGGAGGAGCCCGAGGCGGCGGCCTACCCCGCGGGCTACCGGCACGGGGCCTTCGGGGGCTACGCGGCCTCGCTGCCCACGTCCAGCTCCTACTCGAGCTTCAGCGCCGCGTCAGAGGAGAAGGAGCGCGCCCAGGCCAGCACGCTCACCGCCTCGCAGCAGGCCATCTACCTGAACAGCCGCGACGAGCTCTTCGGCCGCACGCCGCCTGCGGCCTACGGGAGCAGCCCGCGCTACGCCTCGGCCGCGGCTGCAGTGGCCGCCCCGCTCGAGGCCGAGGCGGCCCCGGGGTTCGCGAGGACTGTGTCGCCGTACCCCGCCGAGCCCTACCGCTTCCCGGTctcccccggcccccagcccgcCCTGATGCCCCCCAACCTGTGGAACCTGCGGGCCAAGCCGGGGTCGGCCCGGCTGGCCGCAGAGGACGTGCGTGGCCAGTGGCGGCCGCTGAGCGTGGAGGACATCGGCGCCTACCCCTTCCCGGCCGCcgctgcagccgccgccgcccccggccGCGCCTCGCCCGGCGGCTTCAACGACCGCTACTTTGGGGCCGGAGGCGGCCCGGGCGAGAAGGCCGAGGGCCGCGCCAGCCCCCTCTATGCCAGCTACAAGGCTGACAGCTTCTCGGAGGGCGATGACCTCTCCCAGGGCCACCTGGCCGAGCCCCGCTACCTCCGGGCGGCCGGTGACCTGAGCCTCAGCCCCGGCCGCTCGGCTGAGCCCCTGCCCAGCTACGCGGCCAGCGAGGGGGAGCGGGAGAGGCTCGGGGTGCAGCTCTGTGGGGCGGGCGGCAGCCCCGAGCCCGAGCACAGCCCCCGGAGCTCCAGGGACTCCCTGGAGCCCAGCTCCATGGAGGCCTCCCCGGAGATGCACCCCGGCGCccgcctcagcccccagcccgcCTTCCCTCGGACTGGCGGCTCGGGGCTCAGCCGCAAGGACAGTCTCACAAAAGCCCAGCTCTACGGAACCCTGCTCAACTGA